In the Larimichthys crocea isolate SSNF unplaced genomic scaffold, L_crocea_2.0 scaffold82, whole genome shotgun sequence genome, one interval contains:
- the LOC104929714 gene encoding uncharacterized protein LOC104929714 gives MEASPFSFTPERYWTEEKERELITFFSKHSCLWNHKSESYKNRQLRWKTLERLRVLLSSHPPPVRFSVEDIKNKFKNLRTTFQRQYKMVKASKQCRSEDEFIPQWKHYHQLMFLQGCWDRDDGPDDPSLSPLITPQEESQPVHGSPGLIISFLPSPSTSSPSSGVLSNSMVKCYWTEERERALIAFYSEHNCLWNKRSENHNNRQLRLRLLESLRSQLSDQSVTFSVEDLKCKFKNLRTVFNREYKVVQASRTSDKPYVSKWKHYQQMLFLCEYCDEDNSTDDLQILMPQEDKDLEHGNQTPSSTLSSFSSSSTQANSKFNNPSDAKTNTSAAYQIFISTSPDNLKLLNRTAAPTLRTSPSTSPLDLKPCTNPSPLNFSTCGSVQPDSRLSAESRCHWNETKVQQLISFYSEHSCLWNHKSESYRNRLLRQSLLETLSSILSDNEPVPFTVEDIKTKFRNLRTIFQREHKSVSSNKTCGSEDFYLPKWKHYRELMFLCDSCDEDERPEDLHFQEPQETGLLRLDCQAPPSSLHYHTAIQPSTKVNVASRSLEAPPSPTPPDSQRSSPSSSPSTSSSHTDSRVSGRKRTSRCLPSPASGEMLDFMRTFCQSQTVSPHAGFLKYVEECLNETPPDKVKKLKKKIIDTIHSVDEEL, from the exons AGCACAGCTGTCTGTGGAACCACAAGTCAGAGAGCTACAAGAACCGACAGCTGCGATGGAAAACTCTGGAGCGCCTCAGGGTCCTCCTGTCATCTCACCCTCCCCCTGTTCGTTTCTCAG tgGAAGACATAAAGAACAAGTTCAAAAACCTGCGCACCACCTTTCAGCGTCAGTACAAAATGGTAAAGGCGAGCAAGCAGTGCAGGTCGGAGGACGAGTTCATACCGCAGTGGAAGCACTACCATCAGCTGATGTTCCTGCAGGGCTGCTGGGACCGGGATGACGGCCCAGATGACCCGTCTCTCTCACCACTGATTACTCCACAGGAAGAGAGCCAGCCTGTCCACGGCTCCCCTGGGCTGATCATCTCCTTCCTCCCCAGCCCGtccacctcctctccatcctctggCGTCCTCTCCAACTCGATGGTTAAATGTTACTGGACTGAAGAGAGGGAGCGTGCACTGATAGCTTTCTACTCTG AGCATAACTGTCTGTGGAACAAGAGGTCTGAAAACCACAACAACCGTCAGCTCAGATTGAGGCTGCTGGAGAGTCTGAGGAGCCAGCTGTCCGACCAATCAGTGACCTTCTCAG TTGAAGACTTAAAGTGCAAGTTCAAGAACCTGCGGACGGTTTTCAACCGTGAATACAAGGTAGTGCAGGCGAGCAGGACGTCTGACAAACCGTATGTGTCCAAATGGAAACACTACCAGCAGATGCTCTTCCTCTGCGAGTACTGTGACGAAGACAACAGCACAGATGACCTGCAGATACTGATGCCACAGGAAGACAAGGATCTAGAACACGGAAACCAAAcgccctcctccaccctgagcAGCTTCTCCTCCAGTTCCACCCAAGCCAACAGCAAGTTCAACAACCCCTCCGATGCCAAAACCAACACCAGCGCTGCTTACCAAATCTTCATCTCCACCTCTCCTGATAATCTTAAACTATTAAACAGAACAGCTGCTCCCACACTCCGCACCTCTCCATCCACTTCACCACTTGACCTCAAACCATGCACCAACCCTTCCCCACTGAATTTCTCAACATGCGGTTCAGTTCAGCCAGACAGCAGACTGAGTGCCGAGTCCCGCTGCCACTGGAACGAGACCAAAGTTCAGCAGCTCATATCGTTTTACTCTG agcACAGCTGTCTGTGGAACCACAAGTCAGAGAGCTACAGGAACCGTCTGCTGAGACAGAGTCTGCTGGAGACGCTGAGCAGCATCTTGTCTGACAATGAGCCAGTCCCATTCACAG tggaagacataaaaacaaagttcaggAACTTGCGAACCATCTTCCAACGTGAACACAAGTCGGTGAGCTCCAACAAAACATGTGGCTCGGAGGACTTTTACCTTCCAAAGTGGAAACACTACCGTGAGCTCATGTTCCTCTGTGACTCCTGCGACGAGGATGAGCGACCTGAAGACCTTCACTTCCAGGAACCACAAGAGACCGGCCTCCTCCGCCTGGACTGCCAagcccctccctcctctctacATTACCACACCGCCATCCAACCTTCTACCAAAGTGAATGTGGCATCACGGAGCCTCGAAGCACCTCCCTCACCTACTCCCCCAGACTCCCAGcgctcctccccctcctcctccccctccacatcctcctctcacacTGACAGCAGGGTGTCGGGACGCAAGCGGACGAGCCGGTGCCTGCCATCACCAGCCTCCGGTGAGATGCTGGACTTCATGAGGACGTTCTGTCAAAGTCAGACAGTGTCGCCACACGCAGGATTCCTCAAGTACGTGGAGGAGTGTCTGAATGAGACGCCACCAGACAAagtgaaaaaactaaaaaagaagaTAATCGACACGATCCACAGCGTGGACGAGGAGCTTTAG